The Apium graveolens cultivar Ventura chromosome 10, ASM990537v1, whole genome shotgun sequence nucleotide sequence CTGCCATAAATCCTATTCTTATTTCAGACAAGTTTAAAGCCAGAGGAAAACCTTGTCTGCTACTGGGATATCCCCTTACTCAAAAAAGCTACATATTGCTTGATATGGTAACCAAATCTATTTTTGTCACAAGGAATCCGTATTTTCGTATAACAGAAAATCTTTTGCCCATGTCTTGTCTCCATTACTAGTTGATTTAACACCTCCAACATCATCTTTATATGACTATGATTTTGAGTACGCAAGTGTTTCTACTGCTACTCCATCATAAGAAATCGCTGATGACTGTGATAAGAATTGCACAGAGGAATCTGATGAGCATGTTCCTGAAACTAAAATTATTTCTTGGAGATCATCCAGGACCAGAAAACCACCGGCCTGGATGCAATCTTATGCTTTCAATTTGACTGCATCTGAGATTCAGCAAGTACAAAAAGTGAAAAGTGGTGGATCAAGAAATTCCACATATTTTTTCTTATTTTGCGACATCTGTTATTACAGCTGCTGATCGAAATTCTTCTAAATAATTACTTAAATCAGCTCATTGGATTGAGGTTATGAACTGTAGATTGGATGCACTGGAAATGAATGTCACTTGGGCCATCACAGCTTTACCTACGGGCAAGCATGTTATTGGATGTAAATGACTGTATAATACAAAATACAAGCCTAATGGTGCCATTGATAGATTTAAGAGTAGATTGTTTATTTTAACCTGTAAACAAGTTCTTGGTATGCACTATGGAGAGACATTTACTCCCGTAGCAAAAATATTTACATTCAAAACATTGTTGGCAGTAGTTGGAGTACAGAAATGGATTATGTAAATGGATGTAACAAATATTTTTTATGGTGATTTAAATGAAGAAGTGTTCATGAAGTTACGTCAAGGTTATAATGGATGGGGAAGCAGGATTAACTGTGAGTCTAAATCTGATAAAATTCATACAGGTTCTGCTAGACTAGTCTGCAAGTTGATAACAAGTTTATAGGGTCTAAAGCAAGCCCCGAGTTGTTGGTTTATTAGGCTTTTTACTAGCTGATTGTTTTGTTCAATTTAGGGAAAATTATAGCTTGTTCACAAATCAGAAAGGTTACATGATAACATATTACACTGATTCTAGTGTATGTAAATGATCTTTAATTGCTGGTAATTCTCTTGTTGACATTGATGTGCTTAAAATCTATGCTATCTCATAATTTTCATATGAAAGATTTGGGAGAGGTCAAGTATTTCCTAGGCCTAGAAGTGAATAGATCAGCTGATGGATTCTTTGTATCACAAAAGAAATATGTGCTAGATTTACTCAAGGAATATAATATGAGTACATTTGCATCCAGTAAATTTTCTATGAAGACCCATTTGAAATTGAGACCTGATACATGAGTTACACTTAGGATGCACAACCTTATTGACAGTTTCTAGGCAAGCTTATATATCTGCCAGTCACTAGGCCTGACATTGCTTATTTAGTCCATATTCTTCCCCATTATATGCACAATCCTATTACTGCTCATATGCAAGCAACCAAACATTTACTAAGGTACTTAGCAGGAAATCCATGACAAGGAATCTTACTTGCTAGCAAATCAATAACTCAATTGATCGCTTACTGTGACTCTGACTGGGCTGGCTGTGCTTTTTCAAGAAGACCAACCTCATGGTATTATATTATGTTAGGGGATTCACTTATAAGTTGGAAAACTAAAAAGCAATCATTAATTGTCATATCAAGTAGGATGAATATAGATCAATGGCTTTGGCTAGCTGTGAGGTaaattagcttactactctgctGAAGGATATATGACTTTCAAATTTGCCACCATCTGTTCTTAATTTGTGATAATCAAGCTGCACTTGCCATTGCAGGTAATCCTGTTCTTCATGAAAGAACAAAATATGTTGAGATTGGTTTATTGTCATTATATAAGGGACAAAGTTGCTACGGGGGATATTGTCAATCGTCATATCCCTTCTTATGCTCAGGTTGTAGACATGTTTACTAAGTAGTTGACTGTCCAGCATCATCAGTACCTTATGTCCAAGCTTGGTGTTTTTAATCCTTAGAAAAATTACAAGCTTGGAAAGAGTATTGGGTGGAGTGGTTAAGTCATAAGTCAACCAAAGATCAACTATCAatagtgttaggaatatgttgtgaacttgatgataagtcaaacaaaataccttagtagatttaacttagtgatttGTAGCTTTTATTAGATGATCACTTTcactatccgttgaaagagtagcttatgtgaATAAGTTTagaagcacatttctgcatacttgtataagcttagtgaactagatttCTGAGAAATGTTTaggtcatgttaactactagattgatatgcaagataggttggttaattgtaaatagatgatgccttgtaatcttgtataagtgaaatggagttaactgtcaagaaaatagtctcaacggatgtttcacaaagcttcaacggatgctcagataaagcttcaacggatgatctacaaagcttcaacggatgatcaaccaaagtatCAACAGATGATCACCTatagcttcaacggatgatccaatgaagtttcaacggatgttcaaattcaaagagtagttgatagtgacatgacagtcacatgcgttgattgtatgcaaaaggaatgtgacaGCCTAATTACTGGTTTcagagaacaaataagcattactATTTTCATGCAACTAAGAAGAtgttcaaagatgctggaatagagtaatggagtagcatggagttagactaaatatagttttgttttattatcttgtcttactgtcatgtaaacttggtgatatataaactaagtgtagcaagtagaacaattaactaagtaagcacatttttcagagagatagaaaaagctgcatttgttaagaatttctctgtagtttgtttgttcaacttgtaagcaactgtgtgctattcaaagcatcacaaagttctttatttgatatatatatctctggtggatactttcaaatccaccagaaaattttaaaacttgtgttttattacttagtgttttgatttctatcattctttcattccgcattactgcaaatcaaacactgttatatatattaagttagaacatttgtaaaatcttaaaaagaagccagaattatattcaaccccttctgtaattcttattgtattgttagggaataacaaataGTATTATTGTAAATACAACTATGTCATTCAGGATATATAGGCCATTTCATTGAATGAGTTTGTTAGAAAGTTTGTTACAGAGTTTGCGCTGATATATTAGCTAGCCTACTAGCATCTCTAGTTCTTGAGATGATATATATAACAATGTGTTTATGATCTTGAGATGTTAACAATGATAAATGTTCAATTGCTTTCCATTTTTTAGTCAACCAAGGGTCAACTATCAAGtgatattattataaatattgtTGTGTCATTTAGGGTATATAGGTCGTTTCATAGAAAGTTTGTTACAGAGCTTGTGCTGATATATTAACTAGTCTGCTAGCATTTCCGGTTCTTGAGATGATTTACAATGTGTTTGTTATCTTGAGATGTTTACAATGATAaatgtttaattattattttatatattttactgcCAAGGAACTGGTCGCTCTAAAAACTCAAAGTTGTTAGAGGAAGGCCCTTTACAtgattttatattattattataataccCCCTCACTCGAGAGCCAATTTATGGGTTGAAGATACCCCTCACCCGAGAGCCCATTTATAGGTCGAAGAGTATTAAAACCATTATTTTAATACTCTTTTCCTTACCCGAGAGACTATTTATGGGCGAAGATACTACTTATCACTCGAGAACCCATTTATGGGTCAAAAATATGATCATTCACGATAACATCACCAATTTGTATTTGACCATTAGAGGGAACAAAATACAAATCTAGGGGTCATTCTTAAAGAGGGTACATGTCTTAGGTCTTTAACATCAAATTTCAGGACTGATCAATTATTGAAAAGAGTCTCGATCTTTGGCAAAGATGCAAGGAATGTCATAAGCTAGCAAAGACGTTATACCAAAAATAACTTTTCTCAAGTACATAAGATACAAGATATAACACTTAGCTACTTTCGTCAAGCGAAGCTTCAAGTAATTGTACAACAGATAGAACATTGCCTCTAAGTTGGCATCTCTTTGAAGTTGAAGAGTCGGTCAGGGGCTCTAATACTACCAAAAAAGGTCATGTAAGCAAGCATGCATGATATCTATTTGaaagatatatattaataatttgtAAGATACATCGAGTGAATGAATTCAACAAATCCTAAATCTACAAAAAGATTATAAAAGAAAGTTGGATGATCCTACAGCGAAATATAACATGTAAAACTTACTTGCCAATAAGCCGATTAAAGGACTGGGTAAGTATATATATAGTACAGACATAATCCTTTATAATATCAAGAGCTGACAAATAATTGTTCCCGATCACCATACGAGTGGAAGCATAATAAAGATGTGATCGATCCATGATCAGTTTGCAGGAGGAGATGCGATTGTTAAAGAATATAGAGGAAAAGATGATAAGAAATATTGCTCTTACGTACCCGCCTGATCGTTTTTTTTTACAAAGTCAAAACTAGGACGGAAGCTTGTATTGACGAGGCTAATGCTAGACGCGAGGTTCCGGTCCTAAACGAAGCTCAAGGTCCAATTCGAAACTTGATGTCCTTTGTACTGTCCTCTCGACATCTCGATCAACAATGATAGGGCTCCTCGAATCATTGCTTGGGGATGACCTTTCTAAAAAAAAAGGATGTTGCTGGCTCCTCGAATCATTGCTTGGGGATGACCTTTCTAAAAACAAAGGATGCTGCATCATCTCTTTAATACCAGCTGTTCTTCTACGACTCTCTTGATCATCTGCTTTCACGTGAATTAAAGGCCTTTTGTGCGTGCAGTTCTTCTCCTGATCACGATGACGATCGCTTGAACCCGACTGCAAGAAGTTGCCATAATCTGGAGAAGGAAGCTGATGCGTCGAATGAATATCTGTGGAAGAAGGGATGTCTAATTCTTTCATCCTAGCCCTATCTCTTCTATGAATATTCATATGTCCTCCTAGTGCTTGAGCATTTGAAAAGCCTCGTCCGCAAAACGTACACTTGTATAATCTAACTTCACCTATTTCTAGCTCATCCGAACTGCTCCATACTATTTTCTGGTGATTTTCTATGTTGCTCCTGCTTGATTCCATTCTCATCTATATTGGTATACGAATTATCAAGTGAAAATATAAAGATTCGAATTGTCAATGTTCTTTCGAAATGGATAACTCTCAAAATGGATGACTGATATAAACACTTGTACATATCCTATAAACACaacacaaataaataaatatatatattatatatacaatAACCCTTTGATGAGATGGCCGAAACGTTGTGCCAAAAGTTCTATATAATAATAATTCAACATCTACGGGTGGTGGATTAATAGATTATA carries:
- the LOC141691489 gene encoding uncharacterized protein LOC141691489, which codes for MRMESSRSNIENHQKIVWSSSDELEIGEVRLYKCTFCGRGFSNAQALGGHMNIHRRDRARMKELDIPSSTDIHSTHQLPSPDYGNFLQSGSSDRHRDQEKNCTHKRPLIHVKADDQESRRRTAGIKEMMQHPLFLERSSPSNDSRSQQHPFFLERSSPSNDSRSPIIVDRDVERTVQRTSSFELDLELRLGPEPRV